The Acropora muricata isolate sample 2 chromosome 5, ASM3666990v1, whole genome shotgun sequence genome includes a window with the following:
- the LOC136916959 gene encoding neuronal acetylcholine receptor subunit alpha-7-like isoform X2 has translation MPLMKVCLLFISAIATAATERDTDQERLTNMTYEQRLINHLLKDFKNRKLVRPVINSTKPVIVRLSAQLLGVAKVDEKEQLLKTHFWIRQDWANPFMTWKPADYGGVKQINIPPDMLWVPDVILYNNADDRLSLKATSGFTAHVKVRHDGNQTWRSHIIYKSMCNINVKYFPFDEQSCAMVFASWSHDVSTLDLRKRHGLPGGKAVAKKGRGSDVFQENEEWTVESITMERNEKENDCCDLPVADLTVKMLLRRRTYYYVMSLILPCTLIACTIFLEFILPAESGERVGLGITILLSMAVFQELTSEKLPSSSEHFPLLAMYYSVSIMEIGTALGATCIILNFHHRSTKMPSWFHKIVLEWIAKLVMYKPRCVMPPLNSGSMDEKAQTVLQGNSGSERKRNDAFDLDRESIEFEMDLFEDPRGGREQAPLAQNGNLNIPTNHVIRRRSIKRKPQDIESEIPDEHIIETRFTDYDFGQEEIYKKQWQDAARILDRLLLVASFIIGSASAMGIFLQSPRIRELFIP, from the exons AGCGTTTGACGAACATGACGTATGAGCAGCGATTAATCAATCACTTATTAAAGGACTTCAAGAACCGCAAACTTGTTAGACCTGTTATCAACAGCACAAAACCTGTCATCGTACGCCTTAGTGCTCAGTTGCTTGGAGTAGCTAAAGTG GATGAAAAGGAGCAGCTTTTAAAGACACATTTTTGGATTCGACAG GACTGGGCTAACCCATTTATGACGTGGAAACCGGCAGATTACGGCGGCGTTAAGCAGATCAATATCCCTCCTGACATGCTTTGGGTTCCGGACGTTATTCTTTATAACAA CGCTGATGATCGCCTGAGCTTGAAAGCCACTTCTGGATTTACAGCGCATGTCAAAGTGAGACATGATGGAAATCAAACATGGCGCTCTCATATCATCTACAAAAGCATGTGCAACATAAATGTCAAATATTTCCCATTCGACGAACAGTCTTGCGCAATGGTGTTCGCCTCGTGGTCGCATGACGTAAGCACCCTTGACTTAAGGAAGAGACATGGTTTGCCAGGTGGGAAGGCTGTTGCTAAAAAGGGAAGAGGCTCAGACGTTTTTCAGGAAAATGAGGAATGGACAGTGGAATCAATCACTATGGAGCGCAACGAG aaaGAAAACGACTGTTGTGATTTACCAGTCGCCGATTTGACCGTGAAAATGCTTCTTCGCAGGCGAACCTATTACTACGTCATGAGTCTGATTTTGCCTTGCACTCTGATTGCTTGCACCATCTTCCTTGAGTTTATCCTTCCAGCAGAATCTGGTGAAAGAGTAGGCCTGGGCATCACCATTCTCCTATCCATGGCTGTCTTTCAAGAGCTGACCTCAGAGAAGTTACCATCCAGCTCCGAACACTTTCCTTTGCTTG CCATGTATTACTCAGTATCAATCATGGAAATTGGCACTGCACTTGGTGCAACATGCATCATACTTAACTTTCATCATCGCAGCACGAAAATGCCGAGCTGGTTTCACAAAATAGTTCTCGAATGGATCGCAAAGTTGGTGATGTACAAACCTAGATGCGTTATGCCTCCATTAAATTCAGGATCAATGGATGAAAAGGCGCAAACGGTGCTTCAAGGAAACTCAGGCTCTGAACGGAAACGTAACGACGCTTTTGATTTGGACAGGGAGTCAATCGAGTTTGAAATGGACCTATTTGAGGACCCCCGCGGGGGGCGCGAACAGGCTCCTTTGGCCCAAAATGGCAACCTAAATATTCCCACAAACCACGTAATCAGACGACGCTCAATAAAACGGAAACCCCAGGATATTGAAAGTGAGATCCCGGATGAGCACATAATCGAGACTCGGTTTACAGATTATGACTTCGGCCAAGAAGAGATTTATAAAAAGCAGTGGCAAGATGCAGCCAGGATTCTAGATCGGCTCTTGCTTGTAGCTTCCTTTATCATTGGCTCTGCCTCAGCTATGGGCATCTTCTTACAGTCCCCTCGCATACGAGAACTTTTCATCCCATGA